The genomic stretch aggTTCTTTTCCGAATTTTCTTTAGTGATTCTCTTCCTTTCAAAAAATGGCGTTGATTTTAGGTGATCAGccagttatttaattaaatcaatttgatTAGATAGTTCATcaattaagaattaattatcTAATAGGTAACAtttacagcaaatgtatgaatttTCTATATTGACTGTTGATTTgaccttaataaaaataatcagcTTGAATTCTGTGTTTCATTTCATCAGAACACACtgaaaaaaactacttaaatattcataactttATTATCATACTTTAGGTACCATAATCGCACATTGCTGCTCTTTCAATGTGTTCTGAACCTAACCCTACTTCTGAATAAGTTATGTGGTTATGTGATCAAGTGAGACATGTCTGCAAgacattttgaataataataaggtGCAACGCAGACAACAGACTATCCTTGACGCAATTTtaagtctgtgaaaatagaacttacgcaattatatgtagtaacTCGCCGGACTTTTTGCATGTTGTGTGCTTTACTGCATATAATGGCATAAGTGCTATTTTCACTGACTAAAAATTGCGTtacggatagtctgtcgtctgcgctgcacctaggGAAGCAATTGCAGAAGCTGTGGACAATTCCAGTGGATAAACTCCCTTGTATATCAATGGAGTGCACTTGTTAGAAACCTGGTTGAacaggataaaaagtatccacATCTGCCTTCTGGTTCTAAGCTACCTCTCAACCAGTTTTCAGACAATTCATTTCAGCCATTCCTGAGTTATAAAAAGTGTAACTAAcaactttcttttaaatatattaatctctctctctcttcctggctatttgtcccatatggtagtggggtcagccttccttactcTCTTCCTCCACTTCACCCTATCcttatcttttaaatatattaatgctAAAGGTATATCATTACAAAAGGTACTCAAAAGAAGAAGTTTTAAGGTACCTAAGTGGAAGATCTATAATTTTTATCAAAGAATGTAGAGAACCAACTCTGGTAATTGATAATGATAACaagtttattacttaaaaataatttattactagcATAGCCTAagaatatattactttttagtCTTCATTAAACCAAGCAACATTTTGGTATCATTTAATTGAGTTTTCTGCCGCTTTTTGTGTTTTTCTACTGGTTTCTGTTTTGGTTTCTTACtttcaacattttcaattcTTTGTTTTTGTCTTCTTTCCGTTTTCTTTGAAAgttcattaataattatttctttcgCCGTCACATTCTTCACGAGTGCACTGTTCCCAGCTAcagtttcttttattaaaacttctTTTTGGAAACTAACCTTCTTTTCTgcgtttattttctttttcaatatcTTGTTTGATACACCTGGAGATGCAGTGTCCAGTTTTTGGCTTTCAGCGATTTTGTTTAACGCTTTAAACTTGTTTTTGCCGAACTTGACCATTGTAAAGCAGTGAAATAacgtttacaatatttatttcacaaaataccACACACAATAATCAACTACCACATGAGAATGACACTAGATGTCAATGTCAAATGTCATTTAAACGACGATGCGTTTAGTTTCTTTTCTGTACATAAGTTAAACTTTGATTACCATAGAAGTATATTTCCTTCAGGGAACAATAATCCTCACCTTAATGGATTTCTAACGTTTGATGTTCCTCTCAAACACGATTtatgaatttactttattttttttactatttcaaacatcaatataataaataaataataaatgtaacccatttatgtcccactgctgggcaagggtctcctaccgtaatgagggagggattaggccttgagtccaccacactggccaagtgcgggttggggactttgcatgccctcaataaatgccAAACATTAATACATCTAGAAAATCCGACGCAGAAGTTACAACAGAAACTAGAATGTAGTTTAGTAGTAGAATGTAGTTTAGTAGCAAATGGATTGATTTGCATTGTTTTGAAACTACTTTCTATCCCCATATAGTTGTCTCGAACAGCTGGGAACCAGTCGTCGcagaattatttacatttaaaattaaaacaacaatacaatatgttaagaaaatggtatattttacaataaacttttaacatCTACACTTCAGTCTTACATTGACATTTATTAAGTCGAACGCCCACCACCATCAAAAATAAGTTAGTTTAGAGTAGCTCCTATATTTGAGTAGGTTTTTCATATACATTATATGtacatgtataaaataactgGCCATTACATCTGACGGTGGCCGTCCGACTTTAGTATTTAAGCTTTCAAATAACTAAGACACCTTAGCACATTACATAGTACTAACtgtttattaagattttttacgTTTTCAGTGCATGCACGAAACTACAACCTAAGTTTATAAGTTGAGCTTTAAAGTAAGTACAAAACATTTGCCTTTAATGTCGTTGTTTATGTTTGCGaggataatattttacaattatattatgttaataagttagtattttatgtatcaagtgacgttcttatgtctctacctacccctaggGGAAATAGGCTTAAAATACACGCATTCTATGTGTGTATTAATGCTTATGGCAGGCGACAGGATTGTAAATACAGCCAATATCTATCTGCAATACCTTTTATagtgaacaatattttttaaatactcgCTGTTTCAGAGTTTTCACTTTACATACACAAACTCACAAAATTCACGTTCTCCCTTTACAATAGTAGATTTTTAGTTATATTACTCTGTATTCAGATAGCTTATGAAAGCGGGTAccgccattttgaaaaaaaacggCGGTAGGCGGGAAAAATGAAGCTTATTGTACAACAACTGTCTCATTATTCAACGTGTTAGCTTTGATTAGTTATAGCAGATTtcgtttatgaataagtttcaGATAAACTAACTAtaagataaagtgacagcaaatgtatgacaatacttattttatgaatttttacCAATACAGCCAGTCTTACCAGCCAGAGCACCATAGACTAAATTAAATCACTCAAACTCCTTACTAATTTCATTCATAGACAATAAAACATCACATATACTGGCCGCATACTTCCTTATATCTTCATCTTTCTTAATTTTGAGACTAGCAcagtacaattttttatataaatcagttattttttcataatcttTATTCGATTTCGATCGGCAGTACTGAATGATactttttagtataaaattgaGTCTGTTTTCGTAGAGGGAGAGAAGACTGTGTTCGTTTTTCATGTTTTTCTCTTCATTGTCTTCTGGTTTGGGTGTGTCCTTCTGTTCTTCAGGGTCCCTGTCTTTCAGGAGTTTCATGATGGAGTGGCACTGACGGAGCAGCTGCACCGCTGATTGTAGGGACTTTAGTTTGAGATTCGGGGACACTGCGGAGGTAGGAAAGGGTCTTTTAAATGgttatatgtttgtatttaacattagaaattgtataataacGACTACATAAGCGAAAGCGTATAAGACTagcaaataatacttttataagtaGCAAGTAGATTGCTGATATATATAAGTCTACATAGGCTAGTTGTTATTTTATCTCTTGGATAATAAATTCGACAAATTGGTACAGAGGCTCGGTTGGAcgattaaatctatactaatattataaagctgaagagttcgtttgtttgtttgtttgtttgaacgcgctaatctcaggaattactggttcgatttgaaaaattatttcagtgttagatagcccatttatcgagaaaggctatataacatcacgctacggtcattaggagcggagtagcaatgaaaatgttacaaaaacggggacaattttgacctattctcttaggtgacgcaagcgaagttgcgcggttcagctagtttataatataaataaatggatCCTAAGAACCCAAGTTCAcgttagataaaaaataaatctgtgtATCTGTCACTTACGTTCGATAAACAGACAAGGGTATTTTTAACCGAAAATCGTCTTCCTTATTTCATGAATATTTAGTTAACgcacaaaaacaattaaaataaacagactaaaaatacttaatgacaatttttgaatatttttttaatgctggCAACACTCACCGGCCGCTTGTGTCTCGAGCACGGCGACATGTTCGAGCTGGACCGTGAGGAACATAGCGGCGTCCTCCAGGCTGGCGAACATGTTGGCGCCTTGCTCGTAGTTGCTGCGAGTTGCGTTTAGTAGCGTACGACGCTTCGGACCGTCTTCTTGTGTTATACtgcaaaataaaagttatttttattcttttcaaagacaattcccgcacttagaattactcttgcgtcgcggggcacttttacaattaatatacatacaacggacataaaatataaactgacccgaaacaactatctgtggatcgcacaaatatttgctccgtGTGGAAATGGAACCCAcgacttaaataattatatacatacataaaatgtttgttcTTCATTACCAATTCAGCCATTTTAACGTAAATACAGGCGTTATATTCACATTTGCATTTATGATAATTTATCGGAAAGTTAATAGTAAACCTTGTGTttatacacacacaaacaaacaaagatacATAAAAGACTGtacctgggaattgaacccacgaccttatAGTCTACAGTCACTTATTATACTCACCGGTACTGCGAGTGGTAGAGCGATCCTAGCCGGTGGTAGATCATCGCAGCTCGGAACTGGTACAGATACTGTCTCGGTCCAGGGCTCAGTAGACAGTACTTTAGCGCGTGCTTCAATGCTTCGGCTACCTCCGTCACCTCCTGCCAAGGCGGAAATTCTATCAATCAGGCTAGCTTTTGTTCTAACTTCTTcgtcttgtcgtatggttagtggtcaacctagtgtcaaaattgttcaagccgcccccgagaggcctttgacgtggcttaacgactattatctttgttgacaacaaccgggaccgatttttgaCGCGccgtccgaagcacggagaccactatgcggtcacccatctatgaaatgagcGCGGCACCGGTCGCTTAACcctcagatcgtttaccgacctgtgagcgcaactggctatgggcgcctctctTCTAACTACTTTCACGAAAACAGTAGTAGAtgcattttgatgaaattttggtacactgatagattaaaactacattaaatcatattaggtcgggaaaaaagtctttccgcAGTATAGTAGgttgaacttgtaataaaatcttttctctacacaaaaaagctcgatatttggctacctcacgagctcactgaaagaaatctaatgaaccgtgaactcatttgtgattcttgaagccaaagagattttataacaagttcatacatactataatgcgaaaatactttttccccgacctaatacatgcAATATATCACGcgttttttcccataggggtaggcaggtACAcaacaatccttacaaacttatatacttttaaattttactcTGGAAAATCTTTCCACGAGGTTAAAATCGTGGGTAgttgtaaatatgtatagaCGTCGCCAAATTACTTGAACATAACttgctgtattagaaagtaaacagaatgtagacccagtgcagaggacacttggttggcgttataccagtcgggtggtcgaaGCTGAAGCGAAACAAACTTTGcgcaaaactattatacctaaactgacctaaaaatcgttcactaagatgtagcgaaattgttcaagtagtttggcggcacctatagtCCACTCACGTTAGCGTAGAGGTCGGGCGAGTCCTGCATGAGCACGGCGCGCGTGTACAGATGGCACGACAGCTCCCACGCCACCAGCTCCCACACGGAGCGCGCGCCGCACGTCTCCCTGGGCCCCAGCAGCTTCAGCGCCGACTGGTACAGCTCCTCCGCCTCGCTGTATAGCCGACGCTTTTCAGTACTACAAACATATGACAGGGCGTAGATTATGAATTAGTTCGCATTATAAACTGCTTAGTTCTTACGTTAAGGATTTTGAGCGGGTAACCCCGAATAGGGTTGTAGTGGGCTCGGTTGACAGTTGCAACACGAGGTGTACACACGCTAACCTATGGGCTTGAAATTTTGTTATGCCTCTGTGTAAAATTGTAATTCAATCAAATAACAAGATGTCGTACAATTCAAGTAagcttatattttcttttcttgtcGTTACAACGCCCACAATGGATAATGACATGCAACACCGCCTTTAGGCACCTTCTGACGCTCCCACACATATAAAAATTGAGTCAGTATCTACATAGTAATCTAATATCATTTAGAGCATGGGTTTCCAAACGTTTCAGACCACCCCCTTATCTAGAAAAAAAAGAATTCAACGCCATCTTTTGCTcgatatttacatacattttatgtgtttttgttatttatcatttgtaTTTGTACTCACTACCGCCCCTCACGAAATACTTCAGCGATCACTAGGGGTCTTTTAGCACTTGAGAACCTATGATTTAAAGGATTAGACAACCAAAAtcattaaccctttgaccgccacggtcggctacaCACGACAAATCAAAAAATGCTCACCACaatttcgtcggcaaatgtcgacaaaaatatagcgtcgtgagcactttctatTTTCCAGtcagtaataattacaatttcagcattaaataggaaaaaataCGTAGCCGAGAAAATGCGTAGCTGAGTATTTTAGAtcaaccttttacgagtacaatttaaacattttttgataaCCCACTACCCAATTAGtaaatgatgaaaaaaaaaatactaacctGAATCCTCCCTGATCACAATGCGCCTTGAACCTCAAGTATCGTCCCTTGTTGCAGTACAACAACGCCAAGTTAGGAATATCGTTGACTTGCTTGAATATCTCCGTGGCCTCGTCCAAGCACTCGAGCGACTTGCGTGACGTCACACTGAACTGTTTCAGCAGGAGTTTCGCTTTAGGGTCCTTAGGGTCCGGCTCTTCGGAGTATTTCATGTAGATTTCTATAGAGAGAAAATTGTATGATTATATTGTGAGGGTGGGTggatgtaagtatgtatgtatggttgtTTCTTTTTCACGATAAAAGTAATGGatggattttaatgaagtttgaTACACTGTTAGCCTAATACCTGGTTTTCAACATGGGATACTTATGTTCCCGGGGAATGTTTTTACTCGGACAAAGTCGCGGATAGAACTAACATATTGATATAGGTCAAATTATTGAACATACCACTAGCTCAGGAAAGGAAAGTTCAGAAAGTTCTATCTCAAACGGAGTTAACTCGTTTGCATTAAAGTTTTTATCGTTCAAGCTAGTTTTGAAGGTAGCCGAGAAAAAAGAGGGAGAACGAAAGTGAGATAGAATAAATAGCGAAGTTTGTTATAATGCTTGTGCGTGTGCGTGCTTGTGTATGGGTATTGTGTCTGTGTGAGTGTATTCGTGTGTGCGTGTGAGTGTGAGTGTGTGTTGTGAGTGTGAGTGTGTGTATTCGTGAGTGCGTGAttgtgtgtgagtgtgtatatacatatgtgtacGTGAGTGCGTGTGTCTagggtgtgtgtgtgtttgtttgtttgttcctgtgtgtgtctgtttgtgagTGTGTACGTgattgtgtgtatgtatatatacataCGTTGTGCATCGTTCATGTACCGCACGGCGAGCTCGTTCCCCACGGAGGCCAGGCGCCGCAGCAGCTCCCCGCGCCGGCCGCGCGCCAcgcccgccgcgcgccggtACAGCGCACACGAGCACAACATGGCCGACACCTCGCTCGTGGGCAGGGAGATGTCtgacatacacatacataatctTTCAGAAAGTTTCTTACTAAAGTTTaagttactttatttgtttactaaagAGCAAtggtagccgagtggtataagttgacacctcccacgcaagttgtCGCAGATTCgagcccgaggcaacacaccaatgacttttcgaagttatgtgtgtattagaaataattatcacttgttctatcGATGAAGTAAAAAGTGTTGAAAACCTCgcatacttaatttttttcaatgcatttattgaggacatgcaaatTCTCCAATCgccacttggccagcgtgatggactcaagaccCCTCCCTCACATGGGAGATcattgcccaacagtgggagaGAAATGGGTTAAGTACTCTCCGATGTGTGAAGATCTACAACCTCAATTTTCTAATTCTAGGCAATACACTAAGCATTTCTTGAAAGAAAGCTCACTACATAAGTTTTTGGGATTCGAATCCGAGACCGCTGTGTGTCATTCAAGTACACTATCAACCCACAAGAGCAATTACgagataaaacaaattattagtaCTATAAAAGTGTATACAACtcgataaattaaaaataagccCGAAAAAAACACGTACCTAGGTCAAATTCATCTACAGTAACATCATCAACTTCTTCCAACATATCATTTTCAATCTCCAATCTGATCTGAGTGTCAATATCATGATCTTTCTCAAACTGCTTCCTGTACTGGTCCATAGCATGCCAGTTCTTGCTCATTTGGAAATAATTGTCACCCACCCGGCCAATTAGACACCCAGCATCAACCACCttactttttattatcatattacaTAACAATTTCTGACAACGGCTGGCTATGTCAATATATTTCAAAGAGAAACCATATTGGCCGTCCGAATAACTATATTCGGCCATCGTAGCATAAGCCAAACAAATTTTCTCATACAGcaaagtttttaaatgtaacttcCAAGCGAAATTGTCGTCGCGATTAGGTTCGTGCCATGTGGGGTAAACTTTTTTGTCTTTGAGCACTTGTATCGCGTTTTTGTCTATGGTCGACTTGGACTCTATGAGGCAGTTTCCGGTTTTGTCTGACGTCTTCCTGTCTCGTTTCCGGCGTCGGCTCCTAGAGGTGTGCTCTTTGGTTTCTGATTTCTTTGTAATCGGTTCGTAACTCATTTTGATCGGTTCGTACGGATTCGCCATTTTAGGATGCTGttcttcaataattatttgCTGTTTCAAACGCTCGCGTTCTTCTtcctaagaaaataataaaataaattaaagatcaACCACCACTTTAAAAAGTATGACTAAAGAAAAACGTCGTTTGCTGGTAAACCACTGTAAAGTATTATTTAGGCAGCCAAAAGTAGTAATGGGTAACTTTAATCGAGCATCAAGACTTATTAGATAATCAATTACATtcaaataatctaaaaaatatatattctgacaattaaaaatgaactatagtatattttcaagaatattttaCGAGCAATAGAGCTAGCCGTATATAAAAGTGATAAATTCAAGCatgttttttaaaggatttaAGTCTTCTAAGCCCCTTGGAGCCTGTATAGCTAGTATGTACTGTATATCTCACCTTACACTTGTTGATAGTGACATTGTGCAGAGCTAACAGTCCCTTGAGCGCATGCGCCAGCGCTCGGCCGCAGCGCTGCGGCGGCGACGGCGGCAACGACGAACTGCCCACACTGTCTCGCTTACGATCCtatgaacatacatacatatacactagctgacccgacaaacGTCGTTTTACCatattaattatactaaaatggtTAAAAATTAGGTTTGGTAATAGAAGGGTAAAAATGTAGGGTCGTATGTATTTTCTAATGCGAcacaaaaaaaagaattataaaatGATAAGGGTGGCCGATTGTCAGATCTACTCAATATACTCAtaatttcatgagaattggtCAAGGTCATTCGGTTTTGTTGtacccgaatatgtgtgtagtaagcTTAGCTTTCTTTCCAATTTTTTTGGGGTGAGAAATATCCCTATCGAGTACCCGATTTTTCTGGGGGAAATCTCGGTGGTGAGTCCTTGGATCCTGAAAAACCTCACCAGTGCTTGTAGCAAGTAGCAATTATAAACTTACCCCAATAGTACTTCTAACTTTATCTCCAATCTCCTTCAACGCCAACCCTCTGATCTGAACAGCGAGAGCCTTATCATCATCAGTCTGATTCTCCACCTCCGCGTCCTGGGTTCTTTCCCCGGGCTGCTCACTCTCAGTCTCATGTACCACTTGATCGTCAGCTTGATTCTCGCCTTGGTCATTGGTGTCCGAGGTTTGGTTCTCGGTCACGTCAACAGGTTCTTCGCAAATGTCTTCCGAGTGTGGGTAGTCGGAAAAGTCCGCGTCTTCGCCGTCTGAATCCGAGTTATCGTCTAGAAGAAAAACGTGGATTTTTgcaatatttctataaatggTTCTTTAATATGTCGTTAGtgtaaaaaaaagacaaaaattatAAGGCGATATTAAGATTGAAATGATGACAAATTAATAATGTGCATTCAattcaactttaaaaataaaaattcttttattatattgtaaattctAGTGAAATTTGTTATcaaatgaattattttgatttacttaTTCTATTGTACGAAATTGCGTATACGTACGACGTACGCAGACATACGTACAAACATTTTTGCGTTTGAGTTCTGAAAATATAgctcaaatttatattattcattttaaaaactttaattaagtaACCCATACTTaactaaagtttttaaaataattacataaacagaccataaaaatatataaaacttaccTTTAAAATCCGGGTTGGCAGGATTAGTAGTAGCCGGCACATACAGATCAGCGAGCATATAATGACTGGACGCCACAATCTGCGGGTAGCGCTCCACTTTCAACAACTCTATGACATGTTCCAGCAGCTGTTTCACATGTTTCGACCTGTTCGCCATGCGCATGTTCCTCGCCACACGGTACAGTAACATAGCCACTGGCGTAGTGAACGGGTTGTCCAAACTATCAGGACATAAAGACGTCAAATCATACAATTTCACAACATCATCATGTGGACCTTTAAACAGCCAATACGTATGGCCAGCTTTCGTTGCATTAGACTTTAAAAACGACAATATATTTTGAGCCACATTCCTTATAACTTTCGGTGAAAATTTCGAGTTTTCCATATTAGGTAATTCTTCGGTTTTCATTGGTTCGTATTTTTGTACTATGCCGTCTAAGTGGTAACACATGAGTACTTCGGGGACGTTACACATAAGGTTGTCTAACCAATAGTCTATTCCTGTTAGGACGTTGATGGGTTCCCTAGCGTCTCTTAGTCTGAGGCTGACGCAGGGTCGGTCCTTGTCGCCGAAGATCGGAAGGTCGGATCCTATCAGCATGTGTATGTCTTCGAAGGTCCAGAGCACGTTGCGATTGTATAAATGTTCTGTGGGAGGCTCTTCAGGTTTCTCTTTCGTTTCAGGCTCCGGGAGGAATGGACCTGTGATGGAAGaaagtaaaactttattaaataaagaactaTTAGTGAggatcaaattttattaatttctacttAGTAGCTGCAAACTATATTGTTCGCGGATATG from Anticarsia gemmatalis isolate Benzon Research Colony breed Stoneville strain chromosome 24, ilAntGemm2 primary, whole genome shotgun sequence encodes the following:
- the LOC142983566 gene encoding erythroid differentiation-related factor 1; translated protein: MEDVENENEIKRTKSRSPSPGIKSTAVVKYTAFQSPVGYARLQCNTDLNMPPSNWGAAIDSYGLKQILTRGTGLSSFRMAHMFPDCVGEVDVISGAECIKKLLKLPYQPNGTVSMMVHRVENTLLLDDFDVYDYLMKSEWSWLKDFFYENILKTMSEQERSKLMLSPAPSSALQLTHKFLSHSVSGPLQGPAPAPLSQVATPMTITGPFLPEPETKEKPEEPPTEHLYNRNVLWTFEDIHMLIGSDLPIFGDKDRPCVSLRLRDAREPINVLTGIDYWLDNLMCNVPEVLMCYHLDGIVQKYEPMKTEELPNMENSKFSPKVIRNVAQNILSFLKSNATKAGHTYWLFKGPHDDVVKLYDLTSLCPDSLDNPFTTPVAMLLYRVARNMRMANRSKHVKQLLEHVIELLKVERYPQIVASSHYMLADLYVPATTNPANPDFKDDNSDSDGEDADFSDYPHSEDICEEPVDVTENQTSDTNDQGENQADDQVVHETESEQPGERTQDAEVENQTDDDKALAVQIRGLALKEIGDKVRSTIGDRKRDSVGSSSLPPSPPQRCGRALAHALKGLLALHNVTINKCKEEERERLKQQIIIEEQHPKMANPYEPIKMSYEPITKKSETKEHTSRSRRRKRDRKTSDKTGNCLIESKSTIDKNAIQVLKDKKVYPTWHEPNRDDNFAWKLHLKTLLYEKICLAYATMAEYSYSDGQYGFSLKYIDIASRCQKLLCNMIIKSKVVDAGCLIGRVGDNYFQMSKNWHAMDQYRKQFEKDHDIDTQIRLEIENDMLEEVDDVTVDEFDLDISLPTSEVSAMLCSCALYRRAAGVARGRRGELLRRLASVGNELAVRYMNDAQQIYMKYSEEPDPKDPKAKLLLKQFSVTSRKSLECLDEATEIFKQVNDIPNLALLYCNKGRYLRFKAHCDQGGFSTEKRRLYSEAEELYQSALKLLGPRETCGARSVWELVAWELSCHLYTRAVLMQDSPDLYANEVTEVAEALKHALKYCLLSPGPRQYLYQFRAAMIYHRLGSLYHSQYRITQEDGPKRRTLLNATRSNYEQGANMFASLEDAAMFLTVQLEHVAVLETQAAVSPNLKLKSLQSAVQLLRQCHSIMKLLKDRDPEEQKDTPKPEDNEEKNMKNEHSLLSLYENRLNFILKSIIQYCRSKSNKDYEKITDLYKKLYCASLKIKKDEDIRKYAASICDVLLSMNEISKEFE